From the Silurus meridionalis isolate SWU-2019-XX chromosome 5, ASM1480568v1, whole genome shotgun sequence genome, one window contains:
- the atp11c gene encoding phospholipid-transporting ATPase 11C isoform X5 codes for MIRRRLNRLFGGDEKRVDSRTILVGHRTCPATEAFIPPKFCDNRIVSSKYTIWNFLPKNLFEQFRRIANFYFLIIFLVQVIVDTPTSPVTSGLPLFFVITVTAIKQGYEDWLRHKADNEVNKYPGRVLENGQPARKESEKIKVGDIVEVVEDETFPCDLILLHSSRDDDTCFVTTASLDGESNHKTHYTVPDTEKDLQSLIATIECEQPQPDLYKFVGRMHIYKPEQESPVRSLGPENLLLKGATLKNTKKIYGVAVYTGMETKMALNYQGKSQKRSAVEKSINAFLLVYLCILVSKAVVCTTLKHIWQNREGPDRAWYNQETQKEKDTYLYLKMFTDFLSFMVLFNFIIPVSMYVTVEMQKFLGSFFITWDKDFFDPEIQEGALVNTSDLNEELGQVEYIFTDKTGTLTQNNMEFIECCIDGFQYKDTEAMSEVDGFCVTDGPMNKLHQKAGHEKEELFLRALCLCHTVQVKEAGLDEIDCDQIDGLDAEHSQQAEQTGYIASSPDEVALVKGAMKHGFTFMGLDSKTMKIRNRQNDIEEYELLHVLNFDPVRRRMSVIVRTQMGETLLFCKGADSSIFPRVRPEEVDRIRMHVERNATEGYRTLCVAYKLLSPEEYATADENLREARLALQDREEKLMAVYNQVETDMSLIGATAVEDRLQEEAAETMEALHGAGMKVWVLTGDKMETAKSTCYACRLFRSGTELLELTVRTLEEGGRRREERLHELLLDYHKRAVQDAAPIKAGITRSWSTVNQEYGFIIDGATLSLVMNNSPDTNSSRYKSLFLQICQNCTAVLCCRMAPLQKAQIVRMVKNSKGSPITLSIGDGANDVSMILEAHVGIGIKGKEGRQAVRNSDYAIPKLKHLKKLLLVHGHLYYVRIAHLVQYFFYKNLCFILPQFLYQFFCGCSQQPLYDAAYLTMYNICFTSMPILAYSLLEQHIAIEVLLHDATLYKDIAKNAMLRWAPFLCWTMLGLFQGLLFFFGVKYLYTNPALQDNGQVFGNWSYGTTVFTVLVFTVTLKLALDTRHWTWINHFVMWGSLAFYVFFSFFWGGIIWPFLKQQRMYFVFANVLSSVSAWLVIILLILLSLIPQILFAVLRKPRGPRSQQITTITTLSYKALKELN; via the exons gttATCGTGGACACCCCGACCAGCCCGGTGACCAGCGGCTTACCACTGTTTTTTGTGATAACAGTGACAGCTATCAAACAG ggaTACGAGGACTGGCTGCGGCACAAGGCAGACAACGAAGTGAATAAGTACCCAGGGAGGGTGCTGGAAAACGGTCAGCCAGCACGAAAGGAGAGCGAGAAGATCAAG GTGGGTGATATAGTGGAGGTTGTGGAGGACGAGACCTTTCCCTGTGACCTCATTTTGCTGCATTCCAGTCGAGACGATGATACGTGCTTCGTCACAACAGCCAGCCTGGACGGGGAGTCCAACCATAAA ACACATTACACTGTGCCAGATACAGAGAAGGATCTGCAGTCTCTCATTGCTACCATCGAGTGTGAGCAGCCCCAGCCTGACCTCTACAA GTTTGTGGGACGGATGCACATTTACAAGCCCGAGCAGGAGTCACCAGTAAG ATCTTTGGGTCCAGAAAATCTGCTTCTCAAAGGCGCtactttaaaaaatactaaGAAGATTTATG GTGTAGCGGTGTACACAGGCATGGAGACAAAAATGGCTCTTAACTACCAGGGCAAGTCTCAGAAACGCTCAGCCGTCGAGAA GTCCATCAATGCTTTCCTGCTGGTCTATCTGTGCATCCTGGTCAGTAAAGCCGTGGTGTGCACTACACTAAAGCACATTTGGCAGAACCGAGAAGGACCTGACAGAGCCTGGTACAACCAAGAAACCCAGAAGGAGAAGGACACTTATTTG taTCTGAAGATGTTTACAGACTTCCTCTCCTTCATGGTGCTCTTCAACTTCATCATCCCTGTATCCATGTATGTCACTGTGGAGATGCAGAAGTTCCTGGGTTCCTTCTTTATCACATGGGATAAGGATTTCTTTGACCCAGAGATTCAAGAGGGGGCGCTGGTTAATACCTCTGACCTCAATGAGGAGCTCGGACAG gTTGAGTACATTTTCACAGACAAGACGGGGACACTGACCCAGAACAACATGGAGTTTATTGAGTGCTGTATAGATGGCTTTCAGTATAAGGACACAGAGGCCATGAGTGAGGTTGATGGGTTCTGCGTGACAGACGGGCCAATGAACAAACTGCATCAGAAGGCTGGGCAT gagAAGGAAGAGCTTTTCCTGCGGGCTCTGTGTCTATGTCACACAGTGCAGGTGAAAGAAGCAGGGCTCGATGAGATTGACTGTGATCAAATAGATGGGCTGGATGCAGAACACTCGCAGCAGGCCGAGCAGACAGGATACATCGCATCCTCCCCCGATGAGGTCGCTTTGGTTAAAGGGGCTATGAA ACATGGGTTCACCTTCATGGGTTTGGACAGTAAAACGATGAAGATAAGAAACAGGCAAAATGACATAGAAGA ATACGAGTTGCTTCACGTGCTCAACTTTGACCCTGTGCGGCGGCGAATGAGTGTCATAGTCAGGACCCAGATGG GTGAGACACTGCTTTTTTGCAAAGGGGCAGATTCCTCTATCTTTCCCAGAGTTAGGCCGGAAGAAGTGGACCGAATCCGCATGCACGTTGAGCGCAACGCTACG gAAGGTTATAGGACCCTGTGTGTGGCGTATAAGCTGCTAAGCCCAGAGGAGTATGCTACAGCAGACGAAAATCTAAGGGAAGCCCGACTGGCTCTGCAGGATCGTGAGGAGAAACTCATGGCTGTGTACAACCAGGTGGAGACAGACATGAGTCTGATCGGAGCTACAGCAGTAGAGGACAG ATTGCAGGAAGAGGCTGCTGAGACCATGGAAGCCTTACATGGAGCTGGAATGAAAGTGTGGGTTCTTACTGGAGACAAAATGGAGACGGCCAAGTCCACATGCTATGCTTGCCGCCTGTTCCGGAGTGGcacagagctgctggagctGACGGTGCGAACGCTGGAGGAAGGAGGGAGGAGGCGTGAGGAAAGACTCCATGAGCTCCTTCTGGACTACCACAAGAGGGCAGTGCAGGACGCAGCACCCATCAAAGCTGGAATCACCAG GAGCTGGTCCACAGTGAATCAGGAATATGGCTTCATCATAGATGGAGCCACGCTGTCTTTAGTAATGAACAATTCTCCTGATACAAACTCCAGTCGCTACAAGAGTCTCTTCCTGCAGATCTGCCAGAACTGCACAGCTGTGCTCTGCTGCCGCATGGCACCACTGCAGAAGGCGCAG ATAGTGAGAATGGTAAAGAATTCTAAAGGCTCTCCCATCACCCTGTCCATTGGGGATGGTGCCAATGATGTCAGCATGATCCTGGAGGCTCATGTGGGCATCG GTATAAAGGGTAAAGAGGGAAGGCAGGCAGTCAGGAACAGTGACTATGCCATCCCTAAACTGAAACACCTAAAGAAGCTATTGCTTGTGCACGGCCACCTCTACTACGTCCGCATCGCTCACCTCGTGCAGTACTTCTTCTACAAG AACCTCTGTTTCATTTTACCTCAGTTCCTGTACCAGTTCTTCTGTGGTTGCTCACAACAG CCCCTGTATGATGCAGCGTATTTGACGATGTACAACATCTGCTTTACCTCTATGCCTATCCTGGCATACAGTCTGCTAGAGCAGCACATAGCCATTGAGGTCCTGCTACATGATGCCACTCTTTACAA ggatATAGCCAAGAATGCTATGTTACGGTGGGCTCCATTCCTCTGCTGGACCATGCTGGGGCTTTTCCAGGGGCTTCTCTTCTTTTTTGGTGTCAAATATTTGTACACCAACCCAGCACTACAGGACAACGGCCAG GTGTTTGGAAATTGGTCCTATGGAACAACAGTTTTTACAGTCCTTGTTTTTACTGTCACACTAAAG cTGGCCTTGGACACACGGCATTGGACATGGATTAACCACTTTGTGATGTGGGGCTCACTGGCCTTCTATGTGTTTTTCAGCTTCTTCTGGGGAGGCATAATATG GCCATTCCTGAAGCAGCAACGGATGTACTTTGTTTTCGCTAACGTGCTTAGCTCGGTATCCGCCTGGCTGgtcatcatcctcctcatcctccttaGTCTCATTCCACAGATCCTGTTCGCGGTCTTGCGTAAACCCAGAGGCCCCCGCTCTCAACAG atcaccaccatcaccacattGTCCTACAAGGCTCTGAAAGAACTCAACTGA
- the atp11c gene encoding phospholipid-transporting ATPase 11C isoform X4 codes for MIRRRLNRLFGGDEKRVDSRTILVGHRTCPATEAFIPPKFCDNRIVSSKYTIWNFLPKNLFEQFRRIANFYFLIIFLVQVIVDTPTSPVTSGLPLFFVITVTAIKQGYEDWLRHKADNEVNKYPGRVLENGQPARKESEKIKVGDIVEVVEDETFPCDLILLHSSRDDDTCFVTTASLDGESNHKTHYTVPDTEKDLQSLIATIECEQPQPDLYKFVGRMHIYKPEQESPVRSLGPENLLLKGATLKNTKKIYGVAVYTGMETKMALNYQGKSQKRSAVEKSINAFLLVYLCILVSKAVVCTTLKHIWQNREGPDRAWYNQETQKEKDTYLYLKMFTDFLSFMVLFNFIIPVSMYVTVEMQKFLGSFFITWDKDFFDPEIQEGALVNTSDLNEELGQVEYIFTDKTGTLTQNNMEFIECCIDGFQYKDTEAMSEVDGFCVTDGPMNKLHQKAGHEKEELFLRALCLCHTVQVKEAGLDEIDCDQIDGLDAEHSQQAEQTGYIASSPDEVALVKGAMKHGFTFMGLDSKTMKIRNRQNDIEEYELLHVLNFDPVRRRMSVIVRTQMGETLLFCKGADSSIFPRVRPEEVDRIRMHVERNATEGYRTLCVAYKLLSPEEYATADENLREARLALQDREEKLMAVYNQVETDMSLIGATAVEDRLQEEAAETMEALHGAGMKVWVLTGDKMETAKSTCYACRLFRSGTELLELTVRTLEEGGRRREERLHELLLDYHKRAVQDAAPIKAGITRSWSTVNQEYGFIIDGATLSLVMNNSPDTNSSRYKSLFLQICQNCTAVLCCRMAPLQKAQIVRMVKNSKGSPITLSIGDGANDVSMILEAHVGIGIKGKEGRQAVRNSDYAIPKLKHLKKLLLVHGHLYYVRIAHLVQYFFYKNLCFILPQFLYQFFCGCSQQPLYDAAYLTMYNICFTSMPILAYSLLEQHIAIEVLLHDATLYKDIAKNAMLRWAPFLCWTMLGLFQGLLFFFGVKYLYTNPALQDNGQVFGNWSYGTTVFTVLVFTVTLKLALDTRHWTWINHFVMWGSLAFYVFFSFFWGGIIWPFLKQQRMYFVFANVLSSVSAWLVIILLILLSLIPQILFAVLRKPRGPRSQQLSEDPLLHTARSPPSPHCPTRL; via the exons gttATCGTGGACACCCCGACCAGCCCGGTGACCAGCGGCTTACCACTGTTTTTTGTGATAACAGTGACAGCTATCAAACAG ggaTACGAGGACTGGCTGCGGCACAAGGCAGACAACGAAGTGAATAAGTACCCAGGGAGGGTGCTGGAAAACGGTCAGCCAGCACGAAAGGAGAGCGAGAAGATCAAG GTGGGTGATATAGTGGAGGTTGTGGAGGACGAGACCTTTCCCTGTGACCTCATTTTGCTGCATTCCAGTCGAGACGATGATACGTGCTTCGTCACAACAGCCAGCCTGGACGGGGAGTCCAACCATAAA ACACATTACACTGTGCCAGATACAGAGAAGGATCTGCAGTCTCTCATTGCTACCATCGAGTGTGAGCAGCCCCAGCCTGACCTCTACAA GTTTGTGGGACGGATGCACATTTACAAGCCCGAGCAGGAGTCACCAGTAAG ATCTTTGGGTCCAGAAAATCTGCTTCTCAAAGGCGCtactttaaaaaatactaaGAAGATTTATG GTGTAGCGGTGTACACAGGCATGGAGACAAAAATGGCTCTTAACTACCAGGGCAAGTCTCAGAAACGCTCAGCCGTCGAGAA GTCCATCAATGCTTTCCTGCTGGTCTATCTGTGCATCCTGGTCAGTAAAGCCGTGGTGTGCACTACACTAAAGCACATTTGGCAGAACCGAGAAGGACCTGACAGAGCCTGGTACAACCAAGAAACCCAGAAGGAGAAGGACACTTATTTG taTCTGAAGATGTTTACAGACTTCCTCTCCTTCATGGTGCTCTTCAACTTCATCATCCCTGTATCCATGTATGTCACTGTGGAGATGCAGAAGTTCCTGGGTTCCTTCTTTATCACATGGGATAAGGATTTCTTTGACCCAGAGATTCAAGAGGGGGCGCTGGTTAATACCTCTGACCTCAATGAGGAGCTCGGACAG gTTGAGTACATTTTCACAGACAAGACGGGGACACTGACCCAGAACAACATGGAGTTTATTGAGTGCTGTATAGATGGCTTTCAGTATAAGGACACAGAGGCCATGAGTGAGGTTGATGGGTTCTGCGTGACAGACGGGCCAATGAACAAACTGCATCAGAAGGCTGGGCAT gagAAGGAAGAGCTTTTCCTGCGGGCTCTGTGTCTATGTCACACAGTGCAGGTGAAAGAAGCAGGGCTCGATGAGATTGACTGTGATCAAATAGATGGGCTGGATGCAGAACACTCGCAGCAGGCCGAGCAGACAGGATACATCGCATCCTCCCCCGATGAGGTCGCTTTGGTTAAAGGGGCTATGAA ACATGGGTTCACCTTCATGGGTTTGGACAGTAAAACGATGAAGATAAGAAACAGGCAAAATGACATAGAAGA ATACGAGTTGCTTCACGTGCTCAACTTTGACCCTGTGCGGCGGCGAATGAGTGTCATAGTCAGGACCCAGATGG GTGAGACACTGCTTTTTTGCAAAGGGGCAGATTCCTCTATCTTTCCCAGAGTTAGGCCGGAAGAAGTGGACCGAATCCGCATGCACGTTGAGCGCAACGCTACG gAAGGTTATAGGACCCTGTGTGTGGCGTATAAGCTGCTAAGCCCAGAGGAGTATGCTACAGCAGACGAAAATCTAAGGGAAGCCCGACTGGCTCTGCAGGATCGTGAGGAGAAACTCATGGCTGTGTACAACCAGGTGGAGACAGACATGAGTCTGATCGGAGCTACAGCAGTAGAGGACAG ATTGCAGGAAGAGGCTGCTGAGACCATGGAAGCCTTACATGGAGCTGGAATGAAAGTGTGGGTTCTTACTGGAGACAAAATGGAGACGGCCAAGTCCACATGCTATGCTTGCCGCCTGTTCCGGAGTGGcacagagctgctggagctGACGGTGCGAACGCTGGAGGAAGGAGGGAGGAGGCGTGAGGAAAGACTCCATGAGCTCCTTCTGGACTACCACAAGAGGGCAGTGCAGGACGCAGCACCCATCAAAGCTGGAATCACCAG GAGCTGGTCCACAGTGAATCAGGAATATGGCTTCATCATAGATGGAGCCACGCTGTCTTTAGTAATGAACAATTCTCCTGATACAAACTCCAGTCGCTACAAGAGTCTCTTCCTGCAGATCTGCCAGAACTGCACAGCTGTGCTCTGCTGCCGCATGGCACCACTGCAGAAGGCGCAG ATAGTGAGAATGGTAAAGAATTCTAAAGGCTCTCCCATCACCCTGTCCATTGGGGATGGTGCCAATGATGTCAGCATGATCCTGGAGGCTCATGTGGGCATCG GTATAAAGGGTAAAGAGGGAAGGCAGGCAGTCAGGAACAGTGACTATGCCATCCCTAAACTGAAACACCTAAAGAAGCTATTGCTTGTGCACGGCCACCTCTACTACGTCCGCATCGCTCACCTCGTGCAGTACTTCTTCTACAAG AACCTCTGTTTCATTTTACCTCAGTTCCTGTACCAGTTCTTCTGTGGTTGCTCACAACAG CCCCTGTATGATGCAGCGTATTTGACGATGTACAACATCTGCTTTACCTCTATGCCTATCCTGGCATACAGTCTGCTAGAGCAGCACATAGCCATTGAGGTCCTGCTACATGATGCCACTCTTTACAA ggatATAGCCAAGAATGCTATGTTACGGTGGGCTCCATTCCTCTGCTGGACCATGCTGGGGCTTTTCCAGGGGCTTCTCTTCTTTTTTGGTGTCAAATATTTGTACACCAACCCAGCACTACAGGACAACGGCCAG GTGTTTGGAAATTGGTCCTATGGAACAACAGTTTTTACAGTCCTTGTTTTTACTGTCACACTAAAG cTGGCCTTGGACACACGGCATTGGACATGGATTAACCACTTTGTGATGTGGGGCTCACTGGCCTTCTATGTGTTTTTCAGCTTCTTCTGGGGAGGCATAATATG GCCATTCCTGAAGCAGCAACGGATGTACTTTGTTTTCGCTAACGTGCTTAGCTCGGTATCCGCCTGGCTGgtcatcatcctcctcatcctccttaGTCTCATTCCACAGATCCTGTTCGCGGTCTTGCGTAAACCCAGAGGCCCCCGCTCTCAACAG CTGTCAGAGGACCCCCTCCTTCATACAGCCAG atcaccaccatcaccacattGTCCTACAAGGCTCTGA